In Corythoichthys intestinalis isolate RoL2023-P3 chromosome 4, ASM3026506v1, whole genome shotgun sequence, a genomic segment contains:
- the LOC130915261 gene encoding transmembrane protein 244-like, with protein MAFKNKAVDSKTVVFNLLLCLLIFYALFYMIASVCFGAFRLDNFDGRIPFDFKTKLEDSTSKYLVNLLSLELTYFCCGLLFAAVVKKRVWDYAFTVTLLHIIITSLVMLEFPLTWQWWLALGCGLLLMICNGQLIAYFACQDDQSYVTFAI; from the exons ATGGCATTCAAAAACAAAGCGGTCGACTCGAAG ACCGTAGTGTTCAACCTGCTGCTGTGCCTGCTCATCTTCTATGCTCTGTTTTACATGATTGCCAGTGTTTGTTTCGGTGCTTTCAG GTTGGATAACTTCGATGGCCGAATaccttttgacttcaaaacaaaGCTGGAGGACTCCACCTCGAAGTACCTAG TCAACCTGCTGTCCTTGGAGCTCACTTACTTCTGCTGTGGCTTGCTGTTTGCCGCCGTCGTGAAGAAAAGGGTGTGGGACTATGCCTTCACTGTCACACTTCTGCATATCATCATCACCAGCCTTG TGATGCTGGAGTTTCCCCTAACATGGCAGTGGTGGTTGGCTTTAG GTTGCGGCTTGCTCCTGATGATCTGCAACGGTCAGCTGATTGCTTACTTCGCCTGCCAGGATGACCAAAGCTATGTTACGTTTGCCATTTAA